Genomic segment of Acidimicrobiia bacterium:
GCTCGGCGGTGCGTCGGCGGACGCCGCGGCCGCGCTGCTCACGGTTCGCCGGCTCCTCGACGTCGACGTCGACGACGCGGGCATCGCCGAGCTCGCGGCCGAGATCGGTTCCGACGTGTCGTTCTGCGTGTGGGGTGGCGCGGCCTGGATGCGCGGGCGCGGCGAAGTGATCGAGGACGTGTCGCTGCCGCACGGTATTGGTTTCGTCGTCGCGATCCCCCCGTTCCGCCTGTCGACGCAGGAGGTGTACCGCACGTGGGACGATATGGGCGGCCCGCGCGCCACGCGCACCGTGCCCGCACCGCGTCGGGTGAGCGCGCTCCTGCCCGAGCTTGCGAACGATCTCGAGCCGGCGGCCGAGGCGCTCGAGCCACGCCTGGTGGAGTTCCGCACCGCGCTCGAGGCAACCACCGAGCGTCCCGCGTTGCTCGCCGGGAGCGGATCGGCCTATGTGGTGCCGGTGCAGGACGCACGCGCGCTCCCGCGCCTGGCCGAGGAAGTGAGCCGTCGCCTGCGTGTCCCCGTGGTCGGCACCACGACCGTCTCGCGCGGCGTGCGCCTCGCCTGATCTCGCAACGAACCTGCGTCAGCAGAGGGCGTATAGCGCCCACAGCTGACGCAAGTTGGAGGTCGGGTGCCTCAGCGGCCCTGCTGGCGGCGCTGCCAGCGCGTGCGCTTGAGAAGCTTCTTGTGCTTCTTCTTCCGCATTCGCTTGCGGCGCTTCTTGATCAGGGAGCCCATGGCGGCGTGAACGCTAGTCGCGCAACGGCTTTGCGCCACAACCGTGTCCAAAACTCCGGCCGGTCGAGAGTAGGGTCGAGGGAACGATCGGGGGTGGTGTAACGGCAGCACGGGGTCCTTTGGAGTCCCAAGTCGAGGTTCGAGACCTCGCCCCCGAGCCACGACCACCTCGTGAGGGAAAGCGCAACGAGCGAGCCAGAACGAGTGAGAAGGGGAAGGAAAGCACGAGAGATGCCCGGTCAGCACCGTCGCCCGCTCTCTGCTGTCGTGCCCGCCGCAGGCGAGGGCACGCGCATGCGGTCCGGCACGCCCAAGATGCTGCACCCGCTGTGCGGCCGTCCCATGGTCCTGCACGTGCTCGACTCCCTCGCCGCGCTCCCGCTCGACCGAATCGTGGTCGTCGTCGGTCACGGCGCCGAAGACGTGGCGAAGACCATCCAGGAGAACCTCGTCACCGACGTGCCGGTCGAGTTCGTCGAGCAGACCGTCCAGCGCGGCACCGGCGACGCGGTCGCGGTGGGACTCACGGCGTTCGCGGACGAGCTCGACGGCGAGGACGACGTACTCGTCGTGTTCGCCGATGCACCGCTGCTCCGCCCCGAGACGCTCGCGATGCTCGCTACCGAGCATCGTCTCGGCGACGCGGCAGCAACGCTGCTCACCGCGCGACTCGACGACCCGTCGAGCTACGGGCGTGTGGTGCGTGACGCGAGCGATCACGTCGAGCGCATCGTCGAAGAGCCGGACGCCACGCCCGAAGAGCTCGCGCTCGACGAAGTCAACCCGTCGATCTACTGCTTCCGGCGCGGGCTTCTCGCGCCCGCTTTGCGCCGTCTCGTTCCCGAGAACGCGCAGGGCGAGTACTACCTCACCGACGTCGTCGCCGTGCTGCGCCAGGCCGGGCACGTCGTCGACGGCATCGAGGTCGACGACCCAATGGAGGTCTTGCAGGTCAACGACCGCGCGCAGCTCGCGGTGGCCGAGGCCGAGCTGCGGAGGCGCATCAACGACCGATGGATGCGGGCCGGCGTCACGATGGTCGATCCCAGCCACACCTACATCGACGCATCGGTCGAGCTCGAACCCGACATCCGCTTGCTGCCGGGCACGATCCTCGAGGGGCACACCGTCGTGCACGGCGGCTCGGTGATCGGGCCCGACGTACAGCTCGTCGACACCGTCGTCGGGCGCGACGTCGTGATCCGCCAGTCGGTCGCGTTCGAGTGCGAGATCGGCGACCGGGTTACCTGCGGCCCGTACGCGTCGTTGCGTCCGGGCACCCGAGTGGCCGACGACGCGCATCTCGGGACATTCGTCGAGATCAAGAACAGCGAGATCGGTACCGGCGCCAAAGTGCCGCACCTCTCCTACGTGGGCGACGCCGACGTAGGAGAGCGCACCAATATCGGGGCGGGCAACATCACCGCGAACTACGACGGGCGCCGGAAGCATCGCACGAAGATCGGCAAAGACGTACGCAGCGGGTCGAACACCGTCTTCGTTGCACCGGTCGAGGTAGGCGACGGCGCACACACGGGGGCGGGCGCGGTGGTGAACCGTGACGTGCCGCCGGGTGCGATGGCCAAAGGTGTGCCGGCGAGGATCGAGGAAGAGTGGGTGGCGAAGCGCGACAATGACGAGGCGGACGACGGAGAGAACGGCGAAGGGGCGTAACCCGATGGAGTTGGTCTCGAAGAAGCGGTTGCTGCTCTTCGCGGGTCGTGGCCACACCGCGCTCTCCGAGGAGATCGCCGAGAACCTGAAAGTTCCGCTCGCGCCGGTGACGCTCTCGAGCTTCTCCAACGGCGAGCTGTACTGCCGCTACGACGACAGCATCCGCGGTGCCGACGTGTTCGTGCTCCAGACGCACTGCGAGCCGATCAACGATCGCATCATCGAGCAGCTCATCATGATCGACGCCGCGAAGCGCGCGTCGGCGCGCCGTATCACGGCGGTGTCACCG
This window contains:
- the glmU gene encoding bifunctional UDP-N-acetylglucosamine diphosphorylase/glucosamine-1-phosphate N-acetyltransferase GlmU, which codes for MPGQHRRPLSAVVPAAGEGTRMRSGTPKMLHPLCGRPMVLHVLDSLAALPLDRIVVVVGHGAEDVAKTIQENLVTDVPVEFVEQTVQRGTGDAVAVGLTAFADELDGEDDVLVVFADAPLLRPETLAMLATEHRLGDAAATLLTARLDDPSSYGRVVRDASDHVERIVEEPDATPEELALDEVNPSIYCFRRGLLAPALRRLVPENAQGEYYLTDVVAVLRQAGHVVDGIEVDDPMEVLQVNDRAQLAVAEAELRRRINDRWMRAGVTMVDPSHTYIDASVELEPDIRLLPGTILEGHTVVHGGSVIGPDVQLVDTVVGRDVVIRQSVAFECEIGDRVTCGPYASLRPGTRVADDAHLGTFVEIKNSEIGTGAKVPHLSYVGDADVGERTNIGAGNITANYDGRRKHRTKIGKDVRSGSNTVFVAPVEVGDGAHTGAGAVVNRDVPPGAMAKGVPARIEEEWVAKRDNDEADDGENGEGA
- a CDS encoding AURKAIP1/COX24 domain-containing protein; its protein translation is MGSLIKKRRKRMRKKKHKKLLKRTRWQRRQQGR